In Sesamum indicum cultivar Zhongzhi No. 13 linkage group LG8, S_indicum_v1.0, whole genome shotgun sequence, the sequence AAGCAAACTAATTGAATCTATTAGACGTGAAGGAGATTTCCACAGATATGCAACAAACACTTGGATAACATtcacaaaagaaacaaagtaACATATCCATTGATCAGGAGAGAATTTCCTTGACACAGCAATTACACACAAATGAGCTAACATATTGGATTATAGAAgaacaaataattatgatcGGTTTGGAGATTATTAGAACAAGGTCAGAATAATTATGTACCAGAAATagcttgaaaaataaatgaagcaAAAATTGTTTGTTCTATAAATAGTTCTTCCTGACAGAAGACATCCAATCACATTGCCATTTCTCTCAGCCTATCCTGATAAAAGGATTCATGCAAGCTTAAGAAAAGGACACAACCTTGATAAACTCATAACTGCAAGAAATCAAGAACCACAGGAAATGAAGCAACCAAATTAAAACAGGTTTCACAACTGACAAACTATTGAAACTGATGGTAGTCACTTAGACAAAGACGCCTTTCGCTGGTTAGAACTAAAATTCATGGAACATACACCTAATTCAAagtgaaaaatgcaattagaGCTGGTGGAGTCcttgttcaaaaaatatttcatgccttaaacatattaataaaatctgGAATATTCTTGGCAGATTCAGTGCATTCCATTTTCCTGCCCTGCTTTTCTGAGATGCTTTGCAAGAGTTCTTTTGCCCCTGCATCCATATAAGGAATTCCACAAATCAAGGATATGCAAAGAGTGAATAATGATTTGACTTGACCAcacaaggaaaaaagaaaaatatccatTAGAGCTTACAAACTAAATGCACTGCAGAATAACAAATGATGAaagaattttatcaaaatctaaaaaacaagaagatgaagatgcaTGAAAGAgacaaatattgaatatttctttcaaaaaactaaaatgcAGCACTTATATATTAAACGCCAACCTTTGTCCATGAGGCCAAGTCCTACTTTAGATTGATAAATGGCTCTCATAGATAAAATAATCTTGGAGTCAATTATTTCCTCCACTAGTCGCTTTGTTCGCCGATCAAAAAcctgaaaaatcaaaaagagTATCTCAGGGGGTTCTTAAGAATTGACTGCATTCATAGAAATTAGAATGAAAATCCCTCTCCTTTCAGTGCTAGTTTTGAGCATCATCATATCAAGTAACATGCTGGCAATGAATGTACATGAATTAAAAGCAAAACAACATCCATGGTTCACATGCAGAGGAATTTAATGACACaaatattacactaaaacAAGTTCTTCCAGGCACACACAGATGTTACCAGGAAAATGAGCTGTGAAGGAAAAAGTACCAGAATATGTGAAGCACTTGATCCAGACCTCAACCCAACTTCATAGGATGAAAAATGGGCCCATTCACTAATTTTGAACATCCACCTGCGAAGACAATGTTTATCTTTgacaaatcaaatgaaaacaGATAGTTATCCACTACAATGGTTGTAAATTCTTATTGTAACTGAAACAAAATTGTAAGAAGAAGATTGCACGGCTAAAATCCATCCAAGAAAGCATCATCCATATTGATCAACAACATAAAAACATCATTCATACTAATAGGTAGATAATAAGAGGTACTTTGTCTTAATCAACTAAACCATGCACGCACATGAGGATCAGTACCCTTGTATGGTTTGCATCTCATTTCTTTACAATGAAATCTTGTCTCGAGCAGTTGAGAATTTCCATAATACATGGTCCTTCTTGGAACATTTTTTAACCTTGCTATCTTATGTCTATCCAGAAGCAAATACTACTCATAATAAGGAGCAAGAGAAATTTAAGTCCTAACCCTTTTGAAGCCTGCTTATCAGTCAAGAATCCTCCAGTCATAACCTGATTTCCAGTGCCTTCATCAAAACACAGAGTCAAGTGAACCACAGTATTCAACCGATCTGAGACTTGAAGAATTTCACCACACACAGGACAACAGTTAATAAGTGGATCCCTGcactcaaaaaaaaatttaaagaaaaagtaagaGTAGTGCAacattataatgaaaaatcttTAAAGTTTTATATAATAGCAATGGGTTTCTAGTGATAACAATTGCTAAAAACGGAAAACCTAGTAGTGGTGACCATGCTTACTGAGGTTTAACATATCTTTTCAGCTCATTGTTCACTAGATCCAAGATACTTAGTAGATAAGGCATTCTGATACATCCAAGGCCCACTATACCAAGGAAATCAGAAAATATAGGACCTTAAACAAAGTTTGGCTAAAGAACCAGCAGTGTCCTACTAGAAGATCATGCCAGTCAGATCTCATGATCACCCCCTTCCAGcctaaaagaaaagggaataCCAAAATGTGCACAGGCGAGTTAATAATTAACCcgtaaattatcaattatacaaCTATAGTTTGAATAAGTTAAGATTCAGGAAGACTAGCTTACTCGCATAAGTTAAGTGCTGATGGCAGTCTTTATAGGCAAATAGCACAATGAAATAAATCCATATGTTTTACTGGCATGAATGAGTGTAATGCCATATTTAGTTTACCATTTTAGTGCATCACAAATgcatttatgttttaatatacAGGAAGCACAGAATTAGGGTTTAGCAGTCCCCTTGACAGTAGAAATGCCTTGTGCCACCGGAGATGACCTTGTGGGACTTTAGTTCAGTGAATGGCACGGATAGAAACGAAAGGGAGTACAACAATTGGTACTGGAAGAAGGAAGCACCACTCTAATATGAACAATTTCCTGTATTTTCTACATTCGGTAGTTAATTTGGTTGGGTTCTGCATTGTGTTCATCCTTGTCACCAGAGTCCCAGACTTCTtagcatttatttttacagACACCATCTAGGAGAAAAGGCAAAAGAGATATAGGAAGACCTAAATTATGTATGCTTATAGCCAGATCTATACCTCCAATTTAGTGGTGCCACATCCTTCTTTTAGGAAATAGAAACTAGTAACTTCTAACTTATACAGGAAGTGCTTTCTTTTCCttataaattatcttaatgCAAGAAATAAGTTTCTGGTAAAGGAGTTTTAAAATGCTAAGCAGTGGgcaactatattttgaaatgacAGAAGCTTATGAAAAGTCCAATGGAGTATTTATCCCGCCAAAACTATCCTCAATAGGTAACAAGAAAGTTAAAACTTGAGTTTATCTAACTTAAAAGCTTTCAATATGTCAAGCCTGTCTAATTGGAACAAATAGCAGTCATGTAAATGAAGAGAGTCAAATGCCACCAGCGTGGAATACAAATTGCAAGTGGGTAACATTAGCATGGAAATGTTCAGTTTTTGGCCTTCTCAAAGTCCATCACTATTTTGGTGGATGTACTTCCAATTCctagatattaatatttgactaGGTAATGTTCTCTGGATGGTCATACATAGTATAAACAAAGAACAAGTGAAGACGGAAAGCAACAAACATAACTTCAACCAGAGTAACAATCAGTTTGGCCTTTATGCTAACCAAGATTATTGAGGGCACTTTGGCGGAGGGTGGCTATACATTTAAACTTTCTAGGCCTACACAACTTCTATCCCTCCACTTATTTAGAACAAATGAACAACTTCCTGTTCACCatgaaacatgaaaaattaaaaagataagaaaaaatgagaagGAAATAAAAGTAGGAAAATTGCAAAGGGTTATTCCAGTTGCTTATgggataaaaagaaaatcacccACAACCAACACCAAGGATGGTTAAAGGCAATGTTGACTACAGATTCAAAGAAAGAGAGCATCTATGCTTATACATAGGGCATGCCCTTCCTTTGCACTAGTCACAGACATAATCAATAGCACCATGAATTTGAAGAAGAATTATGTGCTGTAATTATAAGTGAGTAAAAGGAGATTCTTGTCTATAAACAGAGGTcatgtttataaataaacaaaccTTGAATTgaagatttttaatttctcatgtCAAATATTGAAGGAAAACAAGTTAATCAATCCAAAAGGATCCATACAGGATATACCAGAGAGCCGTTAAGcataaatattacttattCTTTGAAAATCAATGGTAATATATTGAGAAGAAAAACCCCACAATCTTTTCCCAAATTAACAGATGTTTTAAGAGCCTACTTTTCTTGTTGAAGAGCTAGAAGCATAGCCAACTCATCCAGGCTGACAATGCCATCTCCGTTCTCATCAGCAGCTTTGAAAAGTTCTTCTTTCtgaaaacaaagcaaaatgACGGACAAGATAAAACAGATATTGAAACAcagttattaatatttctgCCATTAACGAGACTTTGGCGTTCAGTTTATTGCACAGCATCTATAGCCAGAAATGATGTATGCTCATCCTCAAATCACATTAGTGAACTTGAATTTATGGATCTTATAGTTAtcgagaagaaaaaaagatggtGATCTTATATGATTGTTACAACAGAGCTACATCTGCTGACTTTGATTTCTTGATTGGAGAAATATGTGGCTCATGATGAAAGCAACAAATACAATTGTATGATTTTGTGCAGTGTAATGCCGGATTGTTCAAGACCAAGCCGAGTCACGAGCAGGGCAAGCCCACAGATTAAAGAATGAGAAGGCCTCTTAACAGTACTAGGGAAAGTAGGATGCAATCTGCTTCGTGTATCCAACTCTCGCAATAAAAACACACTCACCAATGCTTCAAGAATCTCAGAAATGTGAATAACACTCTAAAATTTCAGATGCAAACCTTGGTGGCAGCCAGTTGATTGCCAAATGCATCAATTAAGTCGGAGAATTCGTTAAACGAAAGACTTCCATCTTCATTGTAATCCTGTATAATGgcaaaaaaaaagggtagatgtaactataatttttgaacTACAAGGAAAAGACAACCCACACCGTGGCAAGACGCTTGTTGATATTCTTGCATCTTAAAGAACTTGTCAGGTAACTTTGACTTTATCCTCTTTTAACCTCTCAAAATTGACACTACACACCAATGGAGCATTCTGATTACATATGGCATCCAGAAAGAAACCTTATTATGGGACTAGTGAAGGATCATCATCcagtttaaatttttcaacccAGGATAAACCCTTCgtcttttcttttgtcatAATTCACATACATTCCAATGCATAGACACCAAGGAGTACAGGAAAATTACTATTAGCATGCCAATGGAACACTAGCAACAATTCTCATTCATCAGTATGATTTAGTGAGGCGAGGTAGATATGATATCACACGCCAAGAGTTATACATACCACTATAGACAAAATACGCCTTGCAAAACTCATTTCTGTTTCCATTGGGTCCTACAAATGTTACAATAATTAGTGTAAGGCATATAAATAGCGTATTTTCTGCAGACATGAAGGTATAAGAAATTTGCACCTCAATGGAACAAGACACGGTTATAGTGCCAACAATTCCTCCAGAAGATGCTGGATCTAATAGGCCATAATCCTCAATGTCAGAATCTGAAtcctacaaaatatttgatctgagcattaaaaagaaagcattctaacaattcatatatacacatctatgcaagtagaaaagaaaaagaaaaaggtaacaAACACAATAATAATACATGTGATAGTCACattgttagatttaatcaaAGAGTGGTTTCGATACTGTTTCTTCAAAACACGATTATCTTGGACATACTAGATTTGAAATGTcatcttaaaaattttacactGTACTGCTATATTTAATaggtaaaaattaaaaggaaaaccCTAAATCTGTCACAAGGAAATTGTTTGATTCAAATCCAAGCTTTAGACACAAATTACCGGTCACAAGACCAAGAGTGAAAAGCTTCAGCCATAAAAAGGAAGTTTGAGAATATCTTGTCAAACCTAAAacttgataaattacataCGTCAGTgcaaacaaatcaagaaaaaaaggcAAATTGTACCATATATCTTTGGCTTTTTTTACCCccaaaacatcaaatattcATCAGTgtcattttcttattcttcacTATTTCCAATTGTTACTTTTTCAGTTGAATAATAATCTTCTCCATGTTTTATAATTCAGGAAATACATTAAGTTGGTTCCTGAAAAATAATGTGCTATTGTTGTCGTTCAATTTATGGGTTATTCGTAAATAACTGATTGGTTATAACTACTAAACATCAATAAACATGCTGAACCTGAACCTATAATATTCAGATATTTCTATTAAGCTCGGATCAACCAGACGTTCATAGGTAGGACACTATGTAGACCACGTTATAAGTAAATAGCTCATGATTGATAGATAAccaataaatcatatattcaatcaattaagACAAAGATCATTTCAGGACTCTATTCAAAGATGACTAGCATAAGAGTCATCTTTAATTTATCATGCAAAGAGAAATAACTGAATAGCAAGTAATCCATACAGTTAGGCTATGTCATGTTctaattttgctttttcacCCCTAAGTAATAAAGTGTTATATTTTGACAGCTTAATTTCACTTATCTCACCTTCTCTTTACCAATCACCAATGGCCATGCACCAataacacacatacaccccagCCAAAAGCAGAAAATGAGACACTTCAAGAAAGAGCAGACGCATTTCAAGCCCAAGCACAAATAAGTCTTCTTAAATTAACaagttatcatattttttattctttagcATTACAGTTGCCTTATCAACTAACATTCTGCTCCAACAAAACATGATAAAATATGGGAATCTTGATGCTACTATATGCCTCTTCTTATAAACTGTTTACAATAAATGCATGTTCCATAGAGCTCCTCCAATGAGAAATGAGAGGGGCCGTAACCCAAGCCTATGTTTGGAAATGTTTTAGAGGCTAagacttttttgttaatttcagGAGTTCGATCGAGTTTGCTTCCTTTTCTGAACACGTGCACCAACAGAAAAATGCCATAAATGAACTATCGTTCCACTAACATGTCCACCATGTTGAAATAGTAAACAATAAAACTCTGAGACCAGTGTATCTCACCCGAGTaagaaaatcatataaatcAATCTCACAGAAACCAATAAGATTGTTCTTGGACATTCTGTTAGTCTGCAtccaaaataaagaatgatATAATACTCAGTTGACATGTGCACATATTAAGGTAGAGCATAAAAACTCATGATATGAATTAAACAATATCATCATATACTTGGAATGAATGAGACGAAGatggagagagaaaaataatagtgGTTGTTATGAAAACTTTTCTCCCTGATGACGAAAAAATCAGGAGATGGCTAATGACAGCAGATGAAAACACACCTCAAATACAGATATTCTTGCAACATGTGCCCCATTTCTTTCCAAAAGAAGCTTTTTCTCCTGTGAAGTATGAAGCCATAgttcaaattatgaaaattgttatattGAAACAATCATTGAAGACCCTGGTTCAAGGGATGATTATGACCATGATATAACTAAATACAGTATCTAGAGGCTCAGGAGAAACCAACTGCTATGGCAGAACAAAGATTCTTTATCATCTAATAAGAGAAACTGGGTAAGATGTCAAACTCATATGCCTTAACTGATACTGGTTAATAAATTGATGGCATGTTACAAACATGCaatttaagggtaaaatattCAGCGCGCCCCTTACAAGATATGAAAAGTTTACTCCATTGTGGATCTAAAGAGTGCTTTAAATACACAGAAATACTATTTGGTCAGAGAGAAAGCACACGGCCAAGTATCAATTCTTAGTATGCATAAAGTAAATTCAATTCTTTCAAAAGACCTGGCAGTTCTTTCATGCCAGAGACTCACACGATACAACATCATAACACCATCTAACAGTCCTCCTAAAAGTATAGAGAatccacacaccccacattgcaacaaattttataaacttatttgCCAAAGATTCTTAGCCATGTCATTTGAAAAAGGACTCAATTGTTTACAGACCACAACAATGCATTGTCTAAAATTAATGTGTtgttgaaatgaaaaaataagagtCATGGACTTCAACAGATTATTTATGTGTTCaatgaaaataatgttaaGAGATACTCACAGAACCCCAGACAGGTTGGTCCGTGCTgtacaaataacaaaaacagtGTCAATGCCTGTAGACAGGGAGACAATATCCATGGACAGTGAAACTTTTCTTTAAAGcatgattatatatacacatgaaAACTACCAATCGTTTCCAAAAGAATTTGTATAATCAAGTCATCTCatgaatatgaaaaaaaatatatttgcaaatgaatacaacaagaaataattttataacaattGACAAGCAGAACAAcagaatacaaaaataaaataatccaatAAATGGCCCGACACAAAACCAAGCAATAGTTTAATGAAAGCTACTGATCTACTCTCCGCTCCATTATATTTCTATCCACACAAACTCCTATTTCATCAAAACTATTCGCAAAATGCTTATTACTGCCAGAAGGATTagctaattttcttttacattggAATTTATGTGTTGTAGATACCTCAGTTCGCTTCTTCTGAGAGACAAATAGAGTGCACAACACATATTTAGAGAGAAACTCAATTCAATGTAGCAGGAGTCAGAAAATGAATTGGCacttaaaattacaactagCTCACAAGTAACGTATATGAGTTAatgtatcaaaattattgattgaCATCAcgatcaaatattttaaaaaccaaaaaagggaaaataaataaaaaaacaaaaacgaCTTAACTCATCAGAGATAGCGGTTCGGAAAGTCTGTTCACCAAAAGAAACACATGCAAGCCATTTGTCCTTGAATTTCATCTTCGCCTTCACCACCcaacaaaaagaacaaagaaacacaACTTGGAATCCCATTAAGCATTTCCACCAAAActccaaaaaaatgaaaaacaaacagCGATGGTTGAATTAGAACAAAAAGTATGTCATGAAGGTGTACGCCGATGATGCGGAGGAAAGCGATTCCGGCGAAGTCTCCCTCCTTGAGTAGTTTGCGCATGGTGGACTCTGAACTCGTGTCACGGTGGTGGCGGCGGAAGTGGGGACGGTGACGGTGGAGGCGCTGCCGGAGTTTCGCAATTCTTGATGTCGTGGCCCCAGAAGTGTCCGCTGACTCATCCGGGTTCTCGTGCTTCGAAGCTGCATGACCCATTTTCTCCCTCACTCGGGTCTGCTCAGCCTACTTTACACTCTACAGAAACAACTCCAACACAGACAGAGACAGTGATCCAAGCTATAATTTCGCACAGACGACTTTATTTTGCGACAGGAAGCAAGATATGATTCAAAAGAGGGCAATCAAGAAAGTTTTGACTATCGAGAAATAGGGGAGGGGGtgtggtggggtggggtggggtgggggtggggggacGGAGTCCTGTTATTCATAATTCATCCAGTTCCACATAAAGTGGAATGATGTCAGTGTGAATTGGGGCCCGGCCGGAGACAGCAGCATATCCAGAATGGAGAGGGGTTTATGCGTGAAAGTGACAACTGAAATAAAGAcaaataatttaccctaaaaataaataaataaagataaatatctCATATGGTTTTCTGgtaattttggataatttataattatattgccttcttgatatttgatattactACACACTAATAtgctataatttataaaattatatttagtacacataatatttattttttttcataaataaatcatcattaataaaatatcatcgaagtcgatattaacaaaaatatttaataaaaattcatattattttttattaacttattactcaCTTATTATAGGTTAATCAAATCTTTTCTAACTAAAAATACTCTTATAAAGttgatgatatattttcttacaataTTAGTGTGAAAATGTATAGGGTagtttggtatatatatatttgacatgAAATAAGTCGGTAAtaaatcatttgaaataaatatagattttaattaaattttgttgctaatatcatctaatttggtaaattttgactaacgagtGAGTCTATTTTAtcagataaaaacaaacacatgagtaataaatgtaatatgtCAAACTAAAAGTGTCAATATATAACCACACCAAATCTTATGACAAGGCAATGTAAAGAAAGACTTCAGACCTCTTCAGGCTTAAAAGACATTTGGATGAGTTTATAAGcagtttaaaatattttttttttggcagaagtgtttgttaatatttattttaaaaatgggcttataaaaataaaaaatttaattatttagaattttaaatttgcacTGTAATGACCCGAATGATAATATACGAATGATGTAAGTGTTTTGTCACTTTAACGATAATTGGggatattttggtcattttatatcattttatctGATCTCGCATCACTCTTTGTATCATTGATTTcgaatatttgatttttcacttgctaaaattttcaaatgttgtaatatccatttttatcccaaatgaattaattaaagttaattttataagtattatATTAACAAAGTGGCTTTAGAATTTAAGCTTTATGAAaggtataaattatttatagagTAGATGCTATTTtctcactttattttttctaaaaaagtcgttttattttatttttttctgtctTTACTTAgtgaaagaaaagaatctCTTGGTCTagtaattaactttttatgaGATTCtcgtattaaaaatatttttgaagaaaaaaaaaaagaggataaTTACTCGTCATTTcatgaggtttggtataattgtacataaatctcatgtgatttgaaaaattacatctagtatgTCTGATGTTTGTTTATGTAATAGATccattaattagttaaaaatttatcgaatttgattatattaacaaaaaagtttgatgaaaatttattttatctccaattgacttattactaacttattacaaattaaataaatattttttttgatcagaaaatacttatttgacttgcaataagctAGTGATAAGGCAATCgagattcaatttttttgctaatattaataaattaggtgatttttgaataaataataagtttatttattagatagaaaTTGATGTCAGGAGCATTaggtgtattttttttaattatataaaatttatgtgtaattacacgaaaTATTAGAATAGAACAGTGTTATTACCCTTTTAAAATATGAGGgatatttaatcttatttttgtaaaagaataaaCGAGAAATAAGACCCAACTTTGAGGCCCAAAGCTGGACCTTTCATTGAAAAGTTATCCTGTTTGGTTCCTCCCATTTTCAGGCCCAAGCAAAAACTCATCGTCTCTTTCCTGCCTTTTTTAGTTTGTGAGTGGGTAAAGTGACGTTGCTGCTGCAGTAAAATTATCAAGGTGATGCTCCTTTTTCCAATTCTGCCTGCAGCAAGCGATGGCTGGAGGCTGACATGTTCTCGTGTGTTCATCAATGCGGCATTGACGCCCCGTAAACGTGGCATTGTTGTTAGATTATTGCGATTTTTAACATGCCCGCCACCTGTTTGATTGGGATCCCGTAGTCAAATGAAAAGAACCCGTCAAGTAGTTTGAATCTTTTCGCGGAGAATGGATGCAACGCAGCAATGTATTTGAATACCAATTGCCTTTCTGTTGTTACTTTTTGTTAATCCTTTTCCCTTATGCTGCCttagaaatttttattctgTTTCCCTGTCGATGTCATGCACTCGTGTTTCTTGGTATGTTTTAGTACCCAGAAGGCAAGAATATTAGGACGAGTTTTGCAAACAGAACCATTTTTGTAATACTAGCAAGGATTTTTGCCACAAGAATGCATCTCCAGACAAATGACAGTGAAAGCGAGTAGAAGGTGGTGGCATActcctatattttattaagtgGTATTCATGATgtaaaagaggaaaaataaatggCTATGATGGACAGTCTGTGAAACATGATTGCAACTTGATTGAGAACGTTGGAGGTGTGCATTGCAGGGTTACCTAAGGCATGATGCGTCTTGGCTTATTTGCTTGTTCTTTATAGAAATAAGGAAGTCGAGAATCAACTGCCTATGTTATTCATGTTTTGCGCTTTTATTGAGCAGCTTATTGCTTCCATGTCTAGGATTTGCTTAGCTGATACTACATACTAGACTAGAAGTTATATTAGTATTGATAGTAGATCATGCACTTTTTCCAGCATGCCAAACTCAGTACTACGTGAAAGGATAACAAATGTTACAACATACAGGAAATAAACATTTGCTGTTCTGATGTGAATTTTTTAGAAAGTATATCTTATAGATCACCCTGTTTGTTCATATGGCCAAATTGTGAGAACAGGACACCCTAAGTAGATATAGTTGTCCCTTCAGGGTATGCGCTAACAGCTGTGCTTACGTACCCTCCTGATACTCTCAGGTGTTAGTAGACATTTTCGTTTTGCCTACTGGACTTGTGTCCCTGGGTAACTCACAATAAGGCCTTGTACTAAAGTTTCCCCTATCttgtctttctttcttctttttatggCTTTTGCAGTCTCTCTCCTTCTTGATGGAACAAGAGGCCGCATCACTTATTGCAACAGCGGCTGGCAAGTAGTAATTTCTATTGCGATTTTCCCACATTTTGGAAGGGCTAGTAATCGTTTTAGAAGGGAAACTTCCCATATCCCACTTGGTCCAGTTTAGTTCTATTGTCAACATTGCTTCAGGATACGATAGAAGCTGTTGCAATTCTTCTTCTCTATACTATTTTTCAATTGCTGCAAAAGAGCTCGCTTCATGGAACTGGAACATCTCTTGCAAATTTATCTGCTCAACAAACACTTGTTTGTGTTCTGGGAAAGAGGGTCTGTTCATTTTGATTCTCTTTGTTGTTCTTCTCATATATAGGTGGGTACATATAAGAGACCACCTTGCTCATGCACATCCTACTCGAACAATTGGTTGTCATCATTACTATTTATGCATCTCTGTGGCTTTAATGGGAGGATGGCTGGTGGTTTAATGGACTCTCTTTAAGCTGTTTATGtctatttgaaattattatcctTTGCACCGGGGTGA encodes:
- the LOC105169187 gene encoding phosphatidylserine decarboxylase proenzyme 2-like isoform X1, whose amino-acid sequence is MGHAASKHENPDESADTSGATTSRIAKLRQRLHRHRPHFRRHHRDTSSESTMRKLLKEGDFAGIAFLRIIGAKMKFKDKWLACVSFGEQTFRTAISDDTDQPVWGSEKKLLLERNGAHVARISVFETNRMSKNNLIGFCEIDLYDFLTRDSDSDIEDYGLLDPASSGGIVGTITVSCSIEDPMETEMSFARRILSIVDYNEDGSLSFNEFSDLIDAFGNQLAATKKEELFKAADENGDGIVSLDELAMLLALQQEKDPLINCCPVCGEILQVSDRLNTVVHLTLCFDEGTGNQVMTGGFLTDKQASKGWMFKISEWAHFSSYEVGLRSGSSASHILVFDRRTKRLVEEIIDSKIILSMRAIYQSKVGLGLMDKGAKELLQSISEKQGRKMECTESAKNIPDFINMFKDQINLSEIKYPLEHFKTFNEFFIRELKPGARPITSIECDDVAVCAADSRLTAFETASDAMRFWIKGKKFSIQGLLGSEVSSSAFTDGSLVIFRLAPQDYHRFHVPVSGTIEKFVDIPGCLYTVNPIAVNSKYCNVFTENKRVVSLISTKEFGKVAFVAIGATMVGSITFSKKEGDYVKKGDEFGYFSFGGSTVICVFEKDTIKIDEDLLENSSRSLETLVSVGMKLGVSIKKC
- the LOC105169187 gene encoding phosphatidylserine decarboxylase proenzyme 2-like isoform X2; amino-acid sequence: MSKNNLIGFCEIDLYDFLTRDSDSDIEDYGLLDPASSGGIVGTITVSCSIEDPMETEMSFARRILSIVDYNEDGSLSFNEFSDLIDAFGNQLAATKKEELFKAADENGDGIVSLDELAMLLALQQEKDPLINCCPVCGEILQVSDRLNTVVHLTLCFDEGTGNQVMTGGFLTDKQASKGWMFKISEWAHFSSYEVGLRSGSSASHILVFDRRTKRLVEEIIDSKIILSMRAIYQSKVGLGLMDKGAKELLQSISEKQGRKMECTESAKNIPDFINMFKDQINLSEIKYPLEHFKTFNEFFIRELKPGARPITSIECDDVAVCAADSRLTAFETASDAMRFWIKGKKFSIQGLLGSEVSSSAFTDGSLVIFRLAPQDYHRFHVPVSGTIEKFVDIPGCLYTVNPIAVNSKYCNVFTENKRVVSLISTKEFGKVAFVAIGATMVGSITFSKKEGDYVKKGDEFGYFSFGGSTVICVFEKDTIKIDEDLLENSSRSLETLVSVGMKLGVSIKKC